In the genome of Flavobacterium panacagri, one region contains:
- a CDS encoding chromate resistance protein ChrB domain-containing protein, whose protein sequence is MKWITRERPKIDRIACPWLIRKFIDSDAEFIYVPYAQVLEKAKELDAVPFDIPDVEYTHYEEQCTFDYFVKKHEIKDPAIFIIADIVRGADTDRHEIAKESAGLWAISAGLSYNITDDYKLLETGILLYDALYSWATHLYQQKHLQNSPFENLLHEVYNKFLKDKKNNAKTPSWVKDLKEIIQDQIDAQFTLDLKKISSELDLNPSYLSREFSKHFEDLNFGEYVRKQRIEKAINLIENSSYTLTEIAYMTGFSDQSHFTRIFKAHTGNNPSAYRRKIRKK, encoded by the coding sequence ATGAAATGGATTACCAGAGAAAGACCTAAAATAGATCGAATCGCCTGTCCGTGGCTAATAAGGAAATTTATAGATTCTGATGCGGAATTTATATATGTACCTTATGCTCAGGTTTTAGAAAAAGCGAAAGAATTAGATGCTGTTCCGTTTGATATTCCGGATGTAGAATACACGCATTATGAAGAACAATGTACTTTTGATTATTTCGTGAAAAAACATGAAATAAAAGATCCCGCCATATTCATTATTGCCGACATCGTACGTGGAGCGGATACAGACCGTCATGAAATTGCCAAAGAATCGGCTGGGCTTTGGGCAATATCAGCTGGTCTTTCTTATAATATTACCGATGATTACAAACTATTAGAAACCGGAATACTGCTTTATGATGCTCTTTACAGCTGGGCAACTCATTTGTACCAGCAAAAACATCTACAAAACAGTCCTTTTGAAAATCTTCTTCATGAAGTTTACAATAAGTTTTTAAAAGATAAAAAAAACAATGCCAAAACTCCTTCATGGGTTAAAGATCTTAAAGAAATTATTCAAGATCAAATTGATGCACAATTTACTCTTGACTTAAAAAAAATATCAAGCGAACTTGACCTAAATCCGTCCTATTTATCAAGGGAATTTTCTAAACATTTTGAAGATCTAAATTTTGGCGAATATGTTCGAAAACAACGCATTGAGAAGGCTATAAATCTAATCGAAAATTCTTCGTACACCCTCACTGAAATTGCCTATATGACTGGTTTTTCTGATCAAAGTCATTTCACGAGGATTTTTAAGGCACATACTGGAAATAATCCTTCCGCCTATCGCAGAAAAATCCGTAAAAAGTAA
- a CDS encoding Crp/Fnr family transcriptional regulator: protein MEPAIEAFLNSVKKICPKMTDDELALYATKLTIEEFSKKEYFLQFGHVQKNIGFIANGLVRSYFIDKDGDEITVGFYAEGDYATHYSAFIEQQPSKYYIQCLEPTVMVCLSHENMQWVYDNIPNLERYGRLIAGEILKRQQERIESFIFQTAEERYIDFVKHHFGIFNRISISHLCSFLGIERQTLTRIRQKIAHQ, encoded by the coding sequence ATGGAACCAGCAATAGAAGCATTTCTAAATTCCGTCAAAAAAATATGTCCTAAAATGACTGATGACGAATTGGCTTTATATGCTACAAAACTTACTATTGAAGAGTTTTCTAAAAAAGAGTACTTTCTTCAGTTTGGTCACGTACAAAAGAATATTGGTTTTATTGCAAACGGTTTAGTCCGCTCTTATTTTATAGATAAAGATGGAGATGAAATTACGGTAGGTTTTTATGCCGAAGGCGATTACGCTACACATTATTCTGCCTTTATAGAACAACAGCCCAGTAAATATTACATTCAATGTTTAGAACCAACAGTTATGGTGTGTCTTTCTCACGAAAACATGCAGTGGGTTTATGATAACATTCCTAACCTGGAAAGATACGGAAGATTGATCGCAGGCGAAATTCTAAAACGTCAGCAGGAACGTATTGAAAGTTTTATATTTCAGACTGCCGAAGAACGTTACATTGATTTTGTAAAACACCATTTTGGTATATTTAATAGAATCTCTATTTCTCATTTGTGCAGTTTTTTAGGTATTGAAAGACAGACATTGACCAGAATTCGTCAAAAAATAGCGCATCAGTAG
- a CDS encoding NAD(P)H-dependent oxidoreductase codes for MKTNILLILGHPSQNSFCNALLNAYKKGLERTGANCKTIYISELDFDVNLAAGYKTGEKLELEADLVEAQKLILWADHVVLAYPNWWGFMPAITKGFIDRILLPDFAFKHHSGKIFPEKLLKGKSLRLLVTMDTPKWWFYLIYRASQYQILKNIVFGYVGFDPIKFSTFGFMRKSTDKQRNKWLKKVEQLGTQLK; via the coding sequence ATGAAAACGAATATCTTACTTATACTTGGGCATCCTTCTCAAAATTCTTTTTGTAATGCATTGCTTAATGCTTATAAAAAAGGGCTAGAGCGTACAGGTGCAAACTGCAAAACAATTTACATATCAGAATTAGATTTTGATGTCAATCTTGCTGCTGGATACAAAACGGGAGAAAAACTAGAACTCGAAGCCGATTTGGTCGAAGCCCAAAAACTTATTTTATGGGCTGACCATGTTGTTTTAGCTTATCCAAACTGGTGGGGATTTATGCCCGCCATTACCAAAGGATTTATAGACAGAATCCTGCTTCCTGATTTTGCTTTCAAACACCATTCAGGAAAAATATTCCCAGAAAAACTTCTCAAAGGAAAAAGTTTAAGGCTTTTAGTTACAATGGATACACCCAAATGGTGGTTCTATCTGATCTATCGTGCCTCTCAATATCAGATACTTAAAAATATAGTTTTTGGTTACGTTGGTTTCGATCCGATCAAATTTTCCACTTTCGGATTTATGAGAAAATCAACGGATAAACAACGCAATAAATGGCTTAAAAAAGTCGAACAATTAGGAACACAACTTAAATAA
- a CDS encoding alpha/beta fold hydrolase, translating into MKNLAKEHKTAHIDPKKGFKIHLLVFVLTVPILWFIWLFTNQTYLWPLWQNTAWAIGIVFHYLGVYVFKSKTAVPHLLATLLAFTSFSAFASCTGNDENQNAKPQTYVLVHGAWQAPYVWDEVKLNLTKNGNQVIIVELPGHGKDHTPNQNLSLNLYRDKVIEALSKVNGKVILVGHSMGGMVVTAVAESIPSKISRLVYIGAFLPTSGQAIADIAKTDPDSQLGPTLIEAADHLTLDVKSDELTRLFINDGTAVAKQKVIDNYRAEPAIPFSNAVTLTSQNFGSVEKVYIKTLQDIVISPRLQDQMISKAGIKTIYEINSSHSPFLSQPKAVSDVLIQIGKQL; encoded by the coding sequence ATGAAAAATTTAGCAAAAGAGCATAAAACAGCTCACATCGATCCTAAAAAAGGATTTAAAATTCACTTATTAGTTTTTGTACTTACAGTTCCAATACTTTGGTTCATCTGGTTGTTTACAAATCAGACGTATTTATGGCCGCTTTGGCAGAATACTGCGTGGGCAATAGGAATAGTATTTCACTATTTAGGAGTGTACGTTTTTAAAAGTAAAACAGCAGTTCCTCATCTTTTAGCAACTTTATTAGCATTTACTTCATTTTCTGCATTTGCATCTTGTACAGGCAATGATGAAAATCAAAATGCTAAACCTCAGACATATGTTTTGGTGCACGGCGCTTGGCAGGCTCCTTATGTTTGGGATGAGGTAAAATTGAATCTAACTAAAAATGGTAATCAAGTAATTATAGTAGAACTTCCAGGACACGGAAAAGACCATACTCCAAATCAAAATTTATCATTAAATTTATATCGTGACAAGGTAATTGAAGCACTTTCTAAAGTAAATGGAAAGGTTATTTTAGTAGGGCACAGTATGGGCGGAATGGTTGTTACGGCCGTTGCCGAAAGTATTCCTTCTAAAATTAGCAGACTGGTTTACATTGGTGCTTTTTTACCAACATCTGGGCAGGCTATTGCCGATATTGCCAAAACCGATCCAGATTCGCAGTTAGGACCTACCCTGATTGAAGCTGCGGACCATTTGACTCTCGATGTCAAATCTGATGAATTAACTCGTTTGTTTATTAATGATGGCACAGCTGTGGCCAAACAAAAAGTAATCGATAATTATCGCGCTGAACCTGCAATTCCGTTTTCTAACGCCGTTACACTAACTTCTCAGAACTTTGGAAGTGTCGAAAAAGTATATATCAAAACACTTCAAGACATTGTTATTTCGCCTAGACTGCAAGATCAAATGATTTCTAAAGCTGGAATCAAAACGATTTACGAAATCAACAGCAGTCATTCTCCCTTTTTATCACAGCCAAAAGCAGTTTCAGATGTATTGATTCAAATAGGAAAACAACTTTAA
- a CDS encoding putative quinol monooxygenase yields MKTKNSVSKGMLGVFTVLFMNGSLTTAQIADQTTAGNQEIVAKMTRYEVKKESQEKFQKVIADYVKQSISNSNNIMSEAYFEQEDHTIIWLFERWKNRNELDKFRNNSKQLAVLIKTVLVKPEKIIYVKDLEPLTKKQWRKTSKKGEEQLTIMLFVDAKKGTENNFMEVYHKAMPEFRSEPGVVTYQLSQLKEDASQFVTFEKFRNKEAFQYHLNFPPIQPVIDYLNTSIKKQPFQDGIHNLIEFAPLIRE; encoded by the coding sequence ATGAAAACCAAGAACTCAGTTTCAAAAGGAATGCTGGGCGTTTTTACTGTTCTGTTTATGAACGGCTCCTTAACTACGGCACAAATAGCAGATCAAACTACTGCTGGAAATCAGGAAATAGTTGCAAAAATGACTCGCTATGAAGTCAAAAAAGAAAGTCAGGAGAAATTCCAAAAAGTCATTGCCGATTATGTGAAGCAATCTATTTCAAATAGCAATAATATCATGTCCGAAGCTTATTTTGAGCAGGAGGATCATACCATTATCTGGCTTTTTGAAAGGTGGAAAAACCGAAACGAATTGGATAAATTCCGAAATAACTCTAAACAGCTGGCGGTTTTGATTAAAACTGTTCTAGTAAAACCGGAGAAAATAATCTATGTAAAAGACTTAGAGCCTTTAACCAAAAAACAATGGCGCAAAACCAGTAAAAAAGGTGAGGAGCAGTTAACCATCATGCTTTTTGTAGATGCTAAAAAAGGGACAGAAAACAACTTCATGGAAGTATATCATAAAGCCATGCCCGAGTTTAGAAGTGAGCCTGGTGTTGTAACCTATCAATTATCGCAGTTAAAAGAAGATGCTTCTCAGTTTGTGACATTTGAAAAGTTTAGAAACAAAGAAGCATTTCAGTACCATTTGAATTTTCCGCCTATTCAACCCGTAATTGACTATCTGAATACAAGTATTAAAAAACAGCCTTTTCAGGACGGAATTCATAATCTGATTGAATTTGCGCCACTTATCAGGGAATGA
- a CDS encoding type 1 glutamine amidotransferase domain-containing protein, with amino-acid sequence MKTISKMIAAGLATVFAVLNAEGQVTVKTNEMKTTTTREFEIVNQLGTQSAVVNMPVTKLLNAPGNEALRDFFFTPVKDKSALKGKKIAVIVADGFEEIELTGPVWYFKELGAQVDIVAPKYNPAPERYGLVYPEMSKTHVMAIQYLQPVGWIKFDRTADQIKVSDYDAVFIPGGAWNPDNLRYDKDVIKFIQDFNKAGKLIAAICHAPVVLASADILKGRKLTGYWNIQVDLKNAGGNVVEQSVVTDANIITSRHPIDVADFSRAVESWLVKK; translated from the coding sequence ATGAAAACAATTAGTAAAATGATCGCTGCAGGTCTAGCCACTGTATTTGCAGTATTGAATGCAGAAGGACAAGTAACCGTAAAAACAAATGAAATGAAAACAACAACAACTAGAGAATTCGAGATTGTAAACCAATTAGGAACCCAGTCGGCTGTGGTTAATATGCCGGTAACTAAACTATTAAACGCTCCGGGCAATGAAGCTTTAAGAGATTTTTTCTTTACACCTGTAAAAGATAAATCAGCATTAAAAGGAAAAAAAATTGCCGTGATCGTAGCCGATGGATTTGAAGAAATTGAGTTAACGGGACCAGTTTGGTATTTTAAAGAATTAGGCGCCCAAGTTGATATCGTTGCGCCAAAATACAATCCAGCTCCAGAAAGATACGGTTTGGTTTATCCTGAAATGTCAAAAACACATGTTATGGCGATTCAATATTTACAGCCAGTTGGATGGATTAAATTTGACCGTACAGCAGATCAAATCAAAGTAAGTGATTATGATGCGGTATTTATTCCTGGAGGTGCATGGAATCCAGATAATCTTCGTTATGACAAAGATGTTATTAAGTTCATCCAAGATTTTAACAAAGCAGGAAAACTAATTGCAGCAATCTGTCACGCTCCAGTTGTATTGGCTTCTGCCGATATTTTGAAAGGAAGAAAACTAACTGGATATTGGAATATTCAGGTTGATTTGAAAAATGCAGGAGGAAATGTGGTAGAACAAAGTGTCGTAACTGATGCCAACATCATAACAAGCCGTCACCCAATTGATGTTGCTGATTTCTCGAGAGCAGTGGAAAGTTGGTTAGTTAAAAAATAA
- a CDS encoding adenylate/guanylate cyclase domain-containing protein, giving the protein MELPKPPFYKRHSLILKSVTAGGILGLLYNAITDAGAENLNLKLLLGLIIGICFGFVIIIFEKFFTSFSQYSFAKATLLKALIYSICILIFLLFFVVLFTKTLENISFQEAFNQYISRRLIGDFIFSLGASVFLILFLEISSLLSTGFFYNYFTGKYHRPIQEERIFMFVDVKSSTTLAEQLGDILYSALLQDLFNDFTDAILASRAEVYQYAGDEIILTWKSASGIKENRCLYCFYLLKESIQKRRDYYLKTYNIFPKFKAGMHIGTAVTTWVGKVKKEIVYHGDLLNTTSRIQCKCNELNHDFLISESMKNAVSKDQFIEYVQQGEIELKGKAKPLQLFTVDFKI; this is encoded by the coding sequence ATGGAATTGCCAAAACCGCCTTTTTACAAAAGACACAGCCTGATTTTAAAATCCGTTACTGCTGGTGGCATATTAGGATTATTGTACAACGCAATTACAGATGCAGGTGCTGAAAATCTAAATTTGAAATTGCTTTTAGGACTAATTATTGGGATTTGCTTTGGTTTTGTTATCATTATTTTTGAAAAGTTTTTTACATCTTTCAGTCAATATTCTTTTGCGAAAGCAACGCTTTTAAAGGCTTTAATTTACAGTATCTGCATTCTGATTTTCTTATTGTTTTTTGTGGTTTTGTTTACAAAGACTTTAGAAAACATTTCCTTTCAAGAAGCTTTTAATCAATACATTTCTAGGCGTTTAATTGGTGATTTTATTTTTTCACTTGGTGCTTCTGTATTTTTAATTCTTTTCTTAGAAATCAGCAGTTTATTGAGCACCGGTTTTTTTTACAATTATTTTACTGGAAAATACCATCGCCCAATTCAGGAAGAACGTATTTTTATGTTTGTTGATGTAAAATCTTCAACAACTTTAGCAGAACAGCTGGGAGACATTTTATACAGCGCTTTATTGCAGGATTTGTTCAATGATTTTACAGATGCCATTCTGGCTTCGCGTGCCGAAGTTTATCAATATGCTGGCGATGAAATTATACTAACATGGAAATCAGCTTCAGGAATAAAAGAAAATCGCTGTTTATATTGTTTTTATCTGCTTAAAGAAAGTATTCAAAAACGACGGGACTATTATCTCAAAACATACAATATCTTTCCAAAATTTAAAGCAGGAATGCACATTGGAACTGCCGTAACGACTTGGGTAGGAAAAGTAAAAAAAGAAATTGTGTATCACGGCGATCTTTTAAATACAACTTCGAGGATTCAATGCAAATGCAACGAGTTAAATCACGATTTTCTGATTTCAGAATCGATGAAAAATGCTGTTTCGAAAGATCAGTTTATAGAATATGTACAACAAGGAGAAATTGAATTGAAAGGAAAAGCCAAACCTTTACAGCTTTTTACTGTTGATTTTAAAATTTAA
- a CDS encoding FAD-dependent oxidoreductase codes for MWTICEECQGRGKKSRRLSKKVRLDYQMAIEQFEKSDQQGMKPVQPKAPLYTCPKCNGSGLTASDTYPKADIENFPHVAIIGAGIGGVALAVACLHRGIPFSLYERDLNFDARSQGYGLTLQQASKAMEGFGITALNEGVVSTKHIVHNTEGKIVAEWGFRKWLENDTNALPKRTNIHIARQALRQALLNQLESSDKVQWGHQLLDFTPSPKGIDLRFQVDSEIKDVKADILVGADGIRSAVRRLLIGEEKTPLRYLGCIVILGICPLNALENIDSPLLDSATVFQTANGNERIYMMPYTSDSIMWQLSFPMSEEEAKTLSAQGTKALKEEACRRTQWHSPIPQILLATQEAQISGYPVYDRELINKDLLYNAGAATLIGDAAHPMSPFKGQGANQALLDALSLAREIAKGCKSLKHWKEQGVRESALAKFESEMIERSASKVKDSAAAAEFLHSEIALYEGNEPRGRCLKRNGNINNNDNKNE; via the coding sequence ATGTGGACTATTTGTGAGGAATGCCAAGGACGAGGTAAAAAAAGCCGAAGACTCAGCAAAAAAGTACGGCTTGATTATCAAATGGCCATAGAGCAATTTGAAAAATCAGATCAGCAAGGAATGAAACCAGTTCAGCCTAAAGCCCCTTTATACACCTGCCCAAAATGTAACGGATCTGGTTTAACTGCTTCGGACACTTATCCTAAAGCAGATATTGAAAATTTTCCTCATGTTGCTATTATTGGTGCGGGTATTGGCGGTGTTGCGCTGGCTGTTGCATGCTTACATCGTGGCATTCCTTTTAGCCTTTATGAACGTGATCTTAATTTTGATGCACGTTCTCAAGGTTACGGACTGACTTTACAACAAGCCAGTAAAGCAATGGAAGGTTTCGGAATTACAGCTTTAAATGAAGGCGTAGTTTCAACGAAACATATTGTTCACAATACAGAAGGAAAAATAGTTGCTGAATGGGGTTTTAGAAAATGGCTTGAAAATGATACAAACGCTTTACCCAAGCGTACCAATATTCATATTGCGCGACAAGCTTTACGTCAAGCTTTATTAAATCAGCTTGAAAGCAGTGACAAAGTACAATGGGGACACCAATTATTAGATTTTACACCATCACCAAAAGGGATTGATTTACGTTTTCAGGTTGACAGCGAAATAAAAGATGTTAAGGCAGACATTTTAGTCGGTGCCGATGGAATTAGAAGTGCAGTTCGCAGGCTTTTAATTGGCGAAGAAAAGACTCCTTTACGTTATTTAGGATGTATTGTGATTTTAGGAATCTGTCCTTTAAATGCCTTGGAAAATATTGATAGTCCATTATTGGATTCAGCTACTGTATTTCAGACTGCCAATGGAAACGAACGAATTTATATGATGCCTTATACATCAGATTCGATCATGTGGCAGCTAAGTTTTCCGATGTCTGAAGAAGAGGCTAAAACTTTAAGCGCTCAAGGCACAAAAGCTTTAAAAGAAGAGGCCTGCCGAAGAACGCAATGGCACTCTCCTATTCCGCAAATTTTATTAGCAACGCAAGAAGCTCAGATTTCAGGTTATCCAGTTTATGACCGTGAATTAATTAATAAAGACTTATTGTACAACGCGGGAGCCGCTACACTTATTGGAGACGCAGCACATCCTATGAGTCCATTTAAAGGACAAGGTGCTAATCAAGCTTTACTGGATGCCCTTTCATTGGCTCGCGAAATTGCAAAAGGCTGTAAATCTTTAAAACATTGGAAAGAACAAGGTGTGAGAGAAAGTGCCTTAGCAAAATTCGAATCTGAAATGATTGAAAGAAGCGCCTCAAAAGTAAAAGATTCTGCCGCTGCTGCCGAATTTCTGCATTCTGAAATTGCTCTTTACGAAGGTAATGAACCTAGAGGAAGATGTCTTAAAAGAAATGGCAATATCAATAACAATGACAATAAAAACGAATAA
- a CDS encoding NAD(P)H-binding protein, producing the protein MKKKILVLGSNGKTGRRVVKRLENNPEVEIRLGSRNETIPFDWENPETWQNAVKDIDTVYITFQPDLAVPFAAEAIEHFTKLATASGVQKIVLLSGRGEKEAQVCEEIVKQNTKKWTIIRSSWFNQNFSESFFLDPILYGIVALPRAEALEPFTDADDIADVAVEALLNENHNGKTYELTGPRLLTFKDAVNEIANASDRNISFQALSLEEYKQMLQEYQVPEDHIWLVNYLFEQVLDGRNSSITSDIEKILGRKAKDFSAYAEETAKSGIWNPEN; encoded by the coding sequence ATGAAAAAGAAAATTTTAGTTCTAGGATCCAATGGAAAAACAGGACGCAGAGTTGTAAAAAGATTAGAAAATAATCCTGAAGTCGAAATTCGTTTAGGTTCAAGAAATGAAACCATTCCTTTTGACTGGGAAAATCCAGAAACTTGGCAAAATGCTGTAAAAGATATCGATACAGTTTATATCACATTTCAACCTGACTTAGCCGTTCCTTTTGCAGCAGAAGCTATAGAACATTTTACCAAACTTGCAACAGCATCAGGAGTGCAAAAAATCGTTCTGCTTTCGGGAAGAGGCGAAAAAGAAGCTCAGGTTTGCGAAGAAATAGTAAAACAAAATACCAAAAAATGGACTATAATTCGCTCCAGCTGGTTCAATCAAAATTTTAGTGAAAGCTTTTTCTTAGATCCAATTCTCTATGGAATTGTGGCTTTACCAAGAGCAGAAGCACTAGAACCTTTTACCGATGCCGATGATATTGCCGATGTGGCAGTTGAAGCCCTTTTAAACGAAAACCATAACGGAAAAACTTACGAATTGACTGGGCCGAGATTGTTAACTTTTAAAGATGCAGTAAACGAAATTGCCAATGCAAGCGACAGAAATATTAGCTTTCAAGCATTAAGTCTGGAAGAATATAAGCAAATGCTGCAAGAATATCAGGTCCCAGAAGATCATATTTGGTTAGTAAATTATCTATTTGAACAGGTTTTAGACGGAAGAAATTCGAGTATTACATCTGATATCGAGAAGATTCTGGGAAGAAAAGCAAAAGATTTTAGCGCTTACGCAGAAGAAACAGCCAAAAGCGGAATTTGGAATCCTGAAAACTAA
- a CDS encoding helix-turn-helix domain-containing protein: MTTDILELNDCIVLIEHSNTTKTIVQKCEIDGDALGFAFYGSGNVELEIKHNKQTKYLLNTTGLAICFFGNQKVEFSHKIEPDKPLQSISIFTKLKNLNSLPQPEKEIFENYLPQLLRPKEHFVKGPSFYMTLEMQLAVQKIFNTSYTGNARLLFLKSQVNELLAHFYALLASEKKPDLSETDKNKLFQAKEIVTINYSSPPSITQLSQMVGLNSNKLKKNFKELFGIPVFKFVQEERLNKAYELLRESEKTVQESAWEVGYESLSSFSNAFHKKFGMRPNEVKQQFFSNKS; the protein is encoded by the coding sequence ATGACAACCGATATCCTTGAACTCAACGATTGCATTGTTTTAATCGAGCATTCGAACACAACAAAAACAATAGTGCAAAAGTGCGAAATAGACGGCGATGCGCTTGGCTTTGCCTTTTATGGATCAGGGAATGTCGAACTGGAAATCAAACATAATAAACAAACAAAATATCTTTTAAACACTACTGGTTTAGCAATTTGCTTTTTCGGCAATCAAAAAGTCGAATTCTCGCATAAAATTGAACCCGATAAACCTTTACAGTCTATTAGTATTTTTACCAAACTGAAAAATCTCAATTCACTTCCTCAACCAGAAAAAGAGATTTTTGAGAATTATTTACCGCAATTATTGCGTCCAAAAGAACATTTTGTAAAAGGTCCGTCATTTTACATGACACTCGAAATGCAATTGGCTGTCCAAAAAATTTTCAATACATCCTACACAGGAAACGCACGTTTATTGTTTTTAAAAAGTCAAGTCAACGAACTTCTTGCTCATTTTTATGCACTTCTGGCTTCTGAAAAAAAACCTGATTTATCTGAAACCGATAAAAACAAACTTTTTCAAGCGAAAGAAATTGTCACCATCAACTACTCTTCTCCACCTTCCATTACTCAATTGTCTCAGATGGTTGGGCTCAACAGTAATAAATTAAAGAAAAATTTTAAAGAACTTTTTGGAATTCCGGTTTTTAAATTTGTTCAGGAAGAACGATTAAACAAAGCATACGAATTACTCCGCGAAAGCGAAAAAACAGTTCAGGAATCTGCCTGGGAAGTAGGTTACGAAAGTCTGAGTTCTTTTTCGAATGCGTTTCATAAAAAATTCGGCATGCGCCCGAATGAAGTGAAACAGCAATTCTTTTCAAACAAATCATAA
- a CDS encoding RNA polymerase sigma factor: protein MSVYNEYTDDFLLNLLKEDDQSAYTEIFERYSKLLINHAYKILENQDEANDVVQEVFLSIWNKRSELNITGSLSSYLYKAVKNRVLNHIAHEKVVSRYADSISNFIEDDYVFADSDLREKELEAIIAKEIALLPEKMREVFLLRKVEELSYDEIALQLNITDKTAKQQVYNSLKILREKLKSMMNLFIW from the coding sequence ATGTCTGTTTACAACGAATATACTGATGATTTCTTATTAAATCTTCTCAAAGAGGATGATCAGTCAGCGTATACAGAGATTTTTGAGCGATATTCTAAACTTTTAATCAATCATGCTTATAAAATTCTTGAAAATCAAGATGAAGCTAATGATGTCGTGCAGGAAGTCTTTCTTTCTATATGGAATAAACGCTCTGAATTAAACATTACAGGATCACTTTCTTCCTATTTATACAAAGCTGTCAAAAACAGAGTGCTCAATCATATAGCGCATGAAAAAGTAGTTTCACGATACGCCGATTCCATCTCCAACTTTATAGAAGACGATTATGTTTTTGCCGATTCTGATCTTCGAGAAAAAGAATTAGAAGCTATTATTGCCAAAGAAATCGCTTTACTTCCTGAAAAAATGCGTGAAGTTTTTCTGTTAAGAAAAGTGGAAGAGCTTTCGTATGATGAAATTGCACTTCAATTGAATATTACAGATAAAACAGCCAAGCAGCAAGTGTATAATTCGCTTAAAATTCTTCGAGAAAAGCTAAAATCTATGATGAATCTGTTTATTTGGTAA
- a CDS encoding FecR family protein — translation MNKTQISELLKKYQDGTLSNEDKDKLDAWYLHKASNNNLQLNEYELEDSYQLLKSKLPLQEETKVVSLWPRIAVAASIAVVLGTGLFYFTQPKEKAVQVTAKPQEIAPGGTRGVLTLSNGKQIVLSEITAKDTIAQEGEEDEVTIKMNANGEITYIINPNAAGAKDDNSFNTLSTPTGGQYNIVLADGTKVYLNAVSSIKYPTQFNGDKRVVELEGEAYFEVAKNKNKPFIVKSDNQSIEVLGTHFNVHSYNNEAVIKTTLLEGSVAVTYKNQKTILKPGQQSDVSESFSKIKVREVDTEEAVAWKNGRFKFDNSDLKNVMRQLERWYGIKVEYHGDVSDVRFSGGTFRNKNLSEVLKVLEFSNIKFKVEGKTVIVYP, via the coding sequence ATGAACAAAACCCAAATCTCAGAATTGCTTAAAAAATATCAGGACGGTACTTTATCTAATGAAGATAAAGATAAACTAGACGCTTGGTATCTACATAAAGCTTCTAATAACAATTTACAGCTTAACGAATATGAGCTGGAAGATAGTTATCAGCTTTTAAAATCGAAATTACCCCTGCAAGAAGAAACCAAGGTCGTTAGTCTTTGGCCTCGTATAGCTGTTGCAGCTTCAATTGCTGTAGTATTAGGCACAGGATTATTTTATTTTACACAGCCAAAAGAAAAAGCGGTTCAAGTTACTGCAAAGCCACAGGAAATTGCTCCGGGAGGTACAAGAGGAGTATTGACACTTTCGAACGGAAAACAAATTGTACTTTCTGAAATTACAGCAAAAGATACTATTGCCCAAGAAGGAGAAGAAGATGAAGTGACAATCAAAATGAACGCAAATGGAGAAATTACTTATATCATCAATCCAAATGCAGCTGGTGCTAAAGATGATAATTCATTTAACACACTTTCAACTCCAACAGGAGGTCAGTACAATATTGTTTTGGCAGACGGAACCAAAGTGTATCTAAATGCGGTTTCATCTATTAAATATCCTACACAGTTTAACGGAGATAAAAGAGTGGTTGAGTTAGAAGGAGAAGCTTATTTTGAAGTAGCTAAAAACAAAAACAAACCTTTTATTGTAAAATCGGATAACCAGTCAATTGAAGTATTGGGAACGCATTTTAATGTTCATTCTTATAATAATGAAGCGGTTATTAAAACTACTTTGTTGGAAGGAAGTGTAGCGGTTACTTATAAGAATCAAAAAACAATTCTAAAACCAGGGCAACAGTCTGATGTGTCGGAGAGTTTTTCTAAAATTAAAGTAAGAGAAGTAGATACAGAAGAAGCAGTTGCATGGAAAAATGGCCGTTTCAAATTTGATAACTCTGATCTGAAAAATGTAATGCGACAGCTGGAACGCTGGTATGGAATAAAAGTAGAATACCATGGCGATGTCTCTGATGTTCGTTTTAGCGGCGGTACGTTTAGAAATAAAAATTTATCTGAAGTATTAAAAGTACTTGAGTTTAGTAATATCAAATTTAAGGTTGAAGGAAAAACAGTTATTGTCTATCCGTAA